One Fusobacterium nucleatum genomic window carries:
- a CDS encoding aminotransferase class I/II-fold pyridoxal phosphate-dependent enzyme: protein MQKEKIIQELEELKNDNKFRVIKTNDKSLYNFSSNDYLGLAHDKDLLQKFYQNYSFDNYKLSSSSSRLIDGSYLTVMRLEKKVEEIYGKSCLVFNSGFDANSSVIETFFNKKSLIITDRLNHASIYEGCINSKAKILRYNHLDVSALEKLLKKYSKDYDDILVVTETVYSMDGDCAEIKKICDLKDEYKFNLMVDEAHSYGVYGYGIAYNEKLLDKIDFLVIPLGKAGASVGAYIICDEVYKNYLINKSKKFIYSTALPPVNNLWNLFVLENMINFKVKIEKFQELITFSLNTLKKLNLKTKSTSHIISIIIGDNLNTVNLSNNLKELGYLAYAIKEPTVPKDTARLRISLTADMKKEDIEIFFKTLKAEMKKIGVI, encoded by the coding sequence ATGCAAAAAGAAAAAATTATACAAGAACTTGAAGAATTAAAAAATGATAACAAATTTAGAGTTATAAAGACTAATGATAAAAGTCTTTATAATTTTTCTTCTAATGATTATTTAGGTTTAGCACATGATAAAGATTTATTACAAAAATTTTATCAAAATTATAGTTTTGATAATTACAAACTATCTTCATCTTCATCAAGATTGATTGATGGTTCGTATCTAACAGTAATGAGATTAGAAAAAAAGGTTGAGGAAATTTATGGAAAGTCTTGCCTTGTTTTTAACTCGGGTTTTGATGCTAATTCATCAGTAATAGAAACCTTTTTTAATAAAAAATCTTTAATAATAACTGATAGATTAAATCATGCAAGTATCTATGAAGGTTGCATTAATTCAAAAGCTAAAATTTTGAGATATAATCATTTAGATGTTAGTGCCTTAGAAAAGTTATTAAAAAAATATTCAAAGGATTATGATGATATATTAGTTGTAACTGAAACAGTATATAGTATGGATGGAGATTGTGCAGAGATTAAAAAAATCTGTGATTTAAAAGATGAATATAAGTTTAATTTGATGGTGGATGAAGCACATTCTTATGGTGTATATGGCTATGGTATAGCCTACAATGAAAAATTACTTGATAAAATAGATTTTTTAGTTATTCCATTAGGCAAAGCTGGAGCTTCTGTTGGGGCTTATATTATCTGTGATGAAGTATATAAGAACTATCTAATAAATAAAAGTAAGAAATTCATTTACTCAACGGCACTTCCACCAGTTAATAATCTATGGAATTTATTTGTTTTGGAAAATATGATAAATTTTAAAGTTAAAATAGAAAAATTTCAAGAATTGATTACCTTTTCTTTGAATACACTAAAAAAACTGAATTTAAAAACTAAATCAACAAGTCATATCATAAGTATTATTATTGGAGATAATTTAAATACAGTTAATCTTTCAAATAACTTAAAAGAGCTAGGCTATTTAGCTTATGCAATAAAAGAGCCAACAGTTCCAAAAGATACTGCAAGACTTAGAATAAGTTTAACAGCTGATATGAAAAAAGAAGATATAGAAATATTTTTCAAGACTTTAAAAGCAGAAATGAAAAAAATAGGTGTGATATAG
- a CDS encoding DUF4125 family protein, with product MEKEKLIEEILEKEWAYFSKLNNIGGRAACQDNKEEFIIMRKSQWETFNEETLLSYLDDLNSKYNPLFQKYGQMMKYNSSKEYEKVKDILENPSKNKITLVEKIMSIYMEWEEEFFKKYPIFASMGRPLYSTEDDNIETSIETYLRGELLSYSEKTLQLYLKYILEIKEKNINLAIKNMDNLASMQGFKNSDEVEEYYKNLQKN from the coding sequence ATGGAAAAAGAAAAATTAATAGAAGAAATATTAGAAAAAGAATGGGCATATTTTTCAAAACTAAATAATATTGGAGGAAGAGCAGCTTGCCAAGATAATAAAGAAGAGTTTATTATAATGAGAAAATCTCAATGGGAAACTTTTAATGAAGAAACTCTCTTGTCTTACTTAGATGATTTAAATTCAAAATATAATCCTCTATTTCAAAAATATGGGCAGATGATGAAGTATAATTCTTCGAAAGAATATGAGAAAGTAAAAGATATTTTAGAAAACCCAAGTAAAAATAAAATAACTTTAGTAGAAAAAATTATGTCTATTTATATGGAGTGGGAAGAAGAGTTTTTTAAAAAATATCCAATATTCGCATCTATGGGTAGACCCTTGTACTCAACAGAAGATGATAATATTGAAACTTCAATAGAAACATATTTAAGAGGTGAACTTTTATCTTATTCAGAAAAAACTTTACAACTTTATCTAAAATATATACTTGAAATAAAAGAAAAAAATATAAATCTTGCTATTAAAAATATGGATAATTTAGCTAGTATGCAAGGTTTTAAAAATTCAGATGAAGTTGAAGAATATTATAAAAATTTACAGAAAAATTAA
- the bioC gene encoding malonyl-ACP O-methyltransferase BioC, whose translation MNFYKYYNEYENYSLAQKQVAKNLLDYMGKSNIFDTKIDSIFEIGCGTGIFTREYRKYFLHADLILNDIFDVREFIKDIDYNIFIQENIEELDIPKSDLVVSSSVFQWIKDKDSLIRNIAENTDNLCFSSYVSGNLIEIKNHFDISLDYLNIEELKEILKNYFSSVKYYSETIKLNFESPMLLLKHLKYTGVTGFQKTSISKIKTFKDNILTYKVAYFICKK comes from the coding sequence ATGAATTTTTATAAATATTACAATGAATATGAAAACTATTCATTGGCACAAAAGCAGGTTGCTAAAAATCTGTTAGACTATATGGGAAAATCTAATATTTTTGATACTAAAATTGACTCTATTTTTGAAATAGGTTGTGGAACAGGTATTTTTACAAGAGAATATAGAAAATACTTTCTTCATGCTGACTTGATTTTAAATGATATATTTGATGTGAGAGAGTTTATAAAAGATATAGATTACAATATATTTATACAAGAAAATATTGAAGAATTAGATATTCCTAAAAGTGATTTAGTTGTGTCTAGTTCTGTTTTTCAGTGGATAAAAGATAAAGATAGTCTTATAAGGAATATAGCAGAAAATACTGATAATTTATGTTTTTCTAGCTATGTTTCTGGAAATTTAATAGAGATTAAAAATCATTTTGATATTTCATTGGATTACTTAAATATTGAAGAACTTAAAGAAATTTTAAAAAACTATTTTTCTTCTGTAAAATATTATAGTGAAACTATTAAGCTTAATTTTGAAAGCCCTATGCTACTTTTAAAGCATTTAAAATATACAGGGGTGACTGGATTTCAAAAAACTTCTATTTCTAAAATAAAGACTTTTAAAGACAATATTTTAACTTATAAGGTTGCTTATTTTATATGTAAGAAATAG
- a CDS encoding nickel/cobalt transporter, with the protein MKKIIKYSVGIIAIALIYLLISNFNLIMFKIAIYQQEIVEKISELIEKENERIVYTMLFFTFLYGIVHSFGPGHGKTLVLTYSVKEKLNFPKLLLISFLIAYLQGLSAYILVKFIINLSDKASMMLFYDLDNRTRLIASVLIILIGLYNIYSVLRNKSCEHCHETKVKNILGFSIVLGLCPCPGVMTVLLFLESFGLSENLFLFTLSMSTGIFLVILFFGILANIFKKTLVEEENFKLHKILALIGASLMILFGIFQILILGE; encoded by the coding sequence ATGAAAAAAATTATTAAATATTCAGTTGGAATAATTGCTATTGCATTAATTTATTTATTGATTTCGAACTTTAACTTAATTATGTTTAAAATAGCAATATATCAACAAGAAATAGTTGAAAAGATAAGTGAATTAATAGAAAAAGAAAATGAGAGAATTGTCTATACAATGTTATTCTTCACTTTCTTATATGGAATAGTCCATTCTTTTGGACCAGGGCATGGTAAAACTTTAGTTTTAACATATTCAGTAAAAGAAAAATTAAATTTTCCCAAATTGCTTTTAATCTCTTTTTTAATAGCATATTTACAAGGTTTATCAGCTTATATATTGGTAAAATTTATTATAAATCTTTCAGATAAAGCTTCTATGATGCTATTCTATGATTTAGATAATAGAACTAGATTAATTGCCTCTGTTTTGATTATCTTAATTGGTTTATATAATATTTATTCAGTTTTAAGAAATAAAAGTTGTGAACATTGCCATGAAACAAAGGTAAAAAATATTTTAGGTTTTTCTATTGTTTTAGGACTTTGTCCTTGTCCTGGTGTAATGACGGTACTTTTATTTTTAGAAAGTTTTGGACTTAGTGAAAATTTATTCCTATTTACTTTATCTATGTCAACAGGAATATTTTTAGTGATATTATTCTTTGGAATTTTAGCTAATATTTTTAAAAAGACTTTGGTTGAAGAGGAGAATTTTAAATTACATAAAATTTTAGCATTAATTGGAGCTAGTCTTATGATTTTATTTGGTATATTTCAAATATTGATTTTGGGGGAATAA
- a CDS encoding DUF1007 family protein: MKFIYNIILFFIISVYSYSHPHVFFDTNIEVKIENQKLEGIELQLSLDELNTRLNKKILKPDKEMNVEQENIVFLKHLFKHIRVKYNNKTYKENDIIFEQAKLVDDSLEIYFFVPIDEKITKNSKLKIALYDTKYYYNYDYEKSSLKIDKNIKSKVNFFTNDKIKFYFNLVSPEEYEVTFE, encoded by the coding sequence ATGAAATTTATTTATAATATAATATTATTTTTTATCATTAGTGTATACAGTTATTCTCATCCTCATGTTTTTTTTGATACAAATATAGAAGTAAAAATAGAAAATCAAAAACTTGAAGGAATAGAATTGCAATTAAGCTTAGATGAGTTGAATACAAGATTGAATAAGAAAATCTTAAAACCTGATAAAGAAATGAATGTTGAACAAGAAAATATTGTATTTTTAAAACATTTATTCAAACATATAAGAGTTAAATATAATAACAAAACTTATAAAGAAAATGATATAATTTTTGAACAAGCAAAATTAGTGGATGATAGTTTAGAAATATATTTTTTTGTTCCTATTGATGAAAAAATAACAAAAAATTCTAAATTAAAAATAGCTTTATATGACACAAAATATTACTATAATTATGATTATGAAAAATCATCATTAAAGATTGATAAGAATATAAAGTCTAAGGTAAATTTTTTTACAAATGATAAGATAAAATTTTATTTTAATTTGGTAAGTCCAGAGGAATATGAGGTGACATTTGAATGA
- a CDS encoding transposase has translation MYHLNSFIRALVFQKNLGIGFDTLLINILKLSPELCDFCRFRKVPDSSQFSRFRKKLCSFYL, from the coding sequence ATCTATCATCTTAATAGTTTTATTCGTGCTCTTGTTTTTCAAAAAAATTTAGGTATTGGTTTTGATACTCTTCTAATTAATATTTTAAAACTTTCACCTGAGCTTTGCGATTTCTGTCGCTTTCGTAAAGTTCCTGACTCTTCTCAATTTTCTAGGTTCAGAAAAAAATTATGCTCCTTTTATCTTTGA
- a CDS encoding ISL3 family transposase, whose product MISLSLANFIKTILNIQDDNISFPEEDYCQIIQKGNYVIKVFKGFIKSSYCSCPHCNSKNIVKNGSRERNIKFIPFQNYNIELNLSIQRHICKDCKKTFSPSTSIAKDNSNISNNLKYTIAQELQENISLTFIAKKYNLSISSVQRIMDECYSDFKVNKDHLPETMCIDEFKSVKNIDGAMSFVFADYQTKNIIDIVEDRRLNSLTEYFSRFSLEARNNVKYICMDMYSPYISLVKSIFPESEIVLDKFHIVNLVSRAFNQTRISIMNSLKDDSLKRKLKLFWKLLQKYYPDLCQEPYYCPSFKYKLSTKKKVDYLLEKSPELDVNFNIYQDILQAIRHNNFKRFENIVKKNLAKKEKVSKQMLTALKTLKKYMKYIENMFKSNITNGLIEGLNNKIKSIKRTAFGYSNFSNFKKRILIQAGIISISA is encoded by the coding sequence GTGATTTCATTGTCTCTAGCTAATTTTATCAAAACTATCTTAAATATTCAAGATGATAATATTTCTTTTCCAGAAGAAGATTATTGTCAGATTATTCAAAAAGGTAATTATGTAATTAAAGTTTTTAAAGGTTTTATTAAATCTAGTTATTGTTCTTGTCCTCATTGTAATTCTAAAAATATTGTTAAAAATGGTTCTAGGGAACGTAATATTAAATTTATTCCTTTTCAAAATTACAATATTGAACTTAATCTTAGTATACAAAGGCATATCTGCAAAGATTGTAAAAAAACTTTTTCTCCTTCTACTAGTATTGCTAAAGATAATTCTAATATTTCTAATAACCTTAAATACACTATTGCGCAAGAACTTCAAGAAAATATTTCTCTTACTTTTATTGCTAAGAAGTACAATCTTTCTATTTCTTCAGTTCAAAGAATTATGGATGAGTGTTACTCTGATTTTAAGGTTAATAAAGACCATTTACCTGAAACTATGTGTATTGACGAGTTTAAATCAGTTAAAAATATTGATGGCGCTATGTCTTTTGTTTTTGCTGATTATCAAACTAAAAATATTATTGATATTGTTGAAGATAGAAGATTAAATTCCTTGACAGAATATTTTTCAAGATTTTCACTTGAAGCTAGGAATAATGTAAAATATATCTGTATGGATATGTATTCTCCATATATTAGTTTAGTAAAATCTATTTTTCCTGAGTCTGAGATAGTATTAGATAAATTTCATATTGTTAATCTAGTTAGTAGAGCATTTAACCAAACTAGAATATCCATAATGAATTCCCTTAAAGATGATTCATTAAAAAGAAAATTAAAACTATTTTGGAAGTTACTCCAAAAATATTATCCTGACCTTTGTCAAGAACCATATTATTGTCCAAGCTTTAAATACAAACTTAGCACTAAGAAAAAAGTGGACTATCTTCTAGAAAAAAGTCCTGAATTAGATGTTAATTTTAATATATATCAAGATATTCTTCAAGCAATAAGACATAATAATTTTAAAAGATTTGAAAATATTGTAAAGAAAAATCTAGCCAAAAAGGAGAAAGTATCTAAACAAATGCTTACAGCTTTAAAGACTTTAAAAAAATATATGAAATATATTGAAAATATGTTTAAATCAAACATTACAAATGGGTTGATAGAAGGTTTAAACAATAAAATTAAGTCAATAAAGAGAACAGCATTTGGATATTCAAATTTTAGTAATTTTAAAAAGCGCATATTAATTCAAGCAGGAATTATATCAATTAGTGCTTAA
- a CDS encoding transposase yields the protein MINKYDNEFKKKIVRLFLEEGRTKKSISNEFSVSVVTISNWVRQFCNECQINEKANDEYNYMKENLRLYKELEESKKEIEFLKKAAVFFAKKID from the coding sequence ATGATTAATAAATATGATAATGAATTTAAGAAAAAAATTGTTAGACTTTTCCTTGAAGAAGGTAGAACTAAAAAGAGTATTTCTAATGAATTCTCTGTTTCTGTTGTTACTATTTCTAACTGGGTTAGACAATTCTGTAATGAATGCCAAATTAATGAAAAAGCCAATGATGAATATAATTATATGAAAGAAAATCTTAGACTTTACAAAGAGCTTGAAGAATCTAAAAAAGAAATTGAATTCTTAAAAAAAGCAGCGGTATTCTTCGCGAAGAAAATCGATTAA
- a CDS encoding EamA family transporter, with amino-acid sequence MKMKIKNMATLFALLAASIYSINIPLSKLLLKHVGTTIMAGLLYFGAGIGLIILTNIMKFTGITKKQEPLTKKELPYTIAMVILDIIAPILLMLGISMTNSANVSLLNNFEIVTTSIIALVIFKEIISKKLWIAIFLVTIASIILSFEGKGAFVFNKGSLLVLAASTCWGFENNCTKMLSNKDPIEIVTIKGCFSGLGSIIIALIIGEKFPDLIWIFTVMLLGFIAYGLSICLYIIAQKHLGAAKTSAYYSVAPFLGVAFSMLLLHEKPTLQFYISFLIMIIATIVMIKDTITLQHTHEHMHIHSHEHSHGDIVHTHMHSHKHTHLHIHKGEVENHEHNENDDELKEHIHNHNHDIIE; translated from the coding sequence ATAAAAATGAAAATAAAAAATATGGCAACTTTATTTGCTTTACTTGCTGCTTCAATATATTCAATAAATATTCCTTTATCTAAATTGTTATTAAAACATGTTGGGACAACAATCATGGCAGGTTTGTTATATTTTGGTGCAGGGATAGGCTTAATAATTCTCACTAATATAATGAAATTTACAGGTATCACAAAAAAACAAGAGCCTTTAACAAAAAAAGAATTACCATATACAATAGCCATGGTAATTTTAGATATTATTGCACCAATTTTATTGATGCTTGGTATATCAATGACAAATTCTGCCAATGTTTCACTTTTAAATAATTTTGAAATTGTTACAACTTCAATTATTGCATTGGTAATTTTTAAAGAGATTATATCTAAGAAACTTTGGATAGCTATTTTTTTAGTTACAATAGCAAGTATTATCCTTAGTTTTGAAGGAAAGGGAGCTTTTGTTTTTAACAAAGGTTCTCTTTTAGTTTTAGCAGCTTCTACTTGTTGGGGCTTTGAAAATAATTGTACAAAAATGTTGAGTAATAAAGATCCAATAGAAATTGTTACAATAAAAGGGTGCTTTTCTGGTTTAGGAAGTATAATTATAGCTTTGATTATAGGAGAAAAATTTCCAGATTTAATATGGATTTTTACAGTTATGCTACTTGGTTTTATAGCTTATGGACTTAGTATTTGTCTTTATATAATTGCACAAAAGCATTTAGGAGCTGCAAAAACAAGTGCATATTATTCTGTTGCACCATTTTTAGGTGTTGCTTTTAGTATGTTATTACTTCATGAAAAACCAACATTACAATTTTATATATCATTTTTAATTATGATTATTGCTACAATTGTTATGATAAAAGATACTATAACATTACAACATACTCATGAACATATGCATATACACTCTCATGAACATAGCCATGGTGATATAGTTCATACTCATATGCATAGCCATAAACATACACATTTACATATCCATAAAGGAGAAGTAGAAAATCATGAACATAATGAAAATGATGATGAATTAAAAGAACACATTCATAATCATAATCATGATATAATAGAATAA
- a CDS encoding DUF4037 domain-containing protein — protein MYLDELNKQREKYQTEGNLLKEIEILREILVEIEKQYSSESDEYIKVLNELGGTLKYVGYYDEAENNLKKSLEIIKKKYGDNNLAYATSLLNLTEVYRFAQKFNLLEENYKKIVKIYQDNSADNSFSYAGLCNNFGLYYQNIGDMKSAYDLHLKSLDILKNYDSEEYLLEYAVTLSNLFNPCYQLGMKERAVEYLYKAIEIFEKNVGTEHPLYSASLNNMAIYYYNERELNKATEFFKRAAEISKKTMGIDSDNYKNILSNIDFIKEELEKKLDSSTSQSVQNNEKNEVIESLKKEDLKNIKGLELSKRYFYDIVLPEFEKNLKDILPLCAFGLVGEGSECCGYDDELSQDHDFGPSVCIWLKKDDYLKYQDRINEALKNLPRTYLGFQELKESEWGYNRRGLLNIEDFYFKFIGSTNSPQTISEWQKIPETALATVTNGEVFIDNLREFTKIREQLLNYYPEVIRQNKIAARLMNISQHGQYNYTRCLRRNDLVAANQCLYLFVDEVIHLIFLLNRRYKIFYKWANRALLDLKILGNELHKLLQDMVFAQNKIPYVKKICKVLADELRKQKLTDCESEFLGDLGVDIQKNIDDEFFKNYSPWLD, from the coding sequence ATGTATTTAGATGAATTAAATAAACAAAGGGAAAAATATCAAACAGAGGGAAATCTTTTAAAAGAGATTGAAATTTTAAGAGAAATTTTAGTTGAAATTGAGAAACAATATAGCTCTGAAAGTGATGAATATATTAAAGTCTTAAATGAGTTAGGTGGAACTTTAAAATATGTTGGTTACTATGATGAGGCAGAAAATAATTTAAAAAAATCTTTGGAAATTATAAAAAAGAAATATGGGGATAATAACCTTGCCTATGCTACCAGTCTTTTAAATCTAACTGAGGTATATAGATTTGCACAAAAATTTAATTTACTTGAAGAAAACTATAAGAAGATAGTAAAAATTTACCAGGATAATTCAGCTGATAACAGTTTTTCTTATGCGGGGCTATGTAATAATTTTGGCTTGTATTATCAAAATATTGGAGATATGAAATCTGCCTATGATTTACATTTAAAAAGCTTAGATATATTGAAAAATTATGATAGTGAAGAATATCTTCTTGAATATGCTGTAACATTGAGTAATCTGTTTAATCCATGTTATCAACTTGGAATGAAAGAGAGAGCAGTTGAATATCTATATAAAGCTATTGAGATTTTTGAAAAGAATGTGGGAACTGAACATCCACTTTATTCAGCTTCTTTAAATAATATGGCTATATATTATTATAATGAAAGAGAATTAAATAAAGCAACAGAATTTTTTAAAAGAGCTGCTGAAATTTCTAAAAAAACTATGGGTATAGATAGTGATAACTATAAAAATATTTTAAGTAATATAGACTTTATAAAAGAAGAATTAGAAAAAAAATTAGATAGTAGTACTTCTCAAAGTGTTCAAAATAATGAAAAAAATGAAGTTATTGAAAGTTTAAAAAAAGAAGATTTAAAAAATATTAAAGGCTTAGAGCTTTCTAAAAGATATTTTTATGATATAGTTCTACCAGAATTTGAAAAGAATTTAAAGGATATACTTCCTTTATGTGCTTTTGGTTTAGTTGGAGAAGGCTCAGAATGTTGTGGTTATGATGATGAACTTTCACAAGACCACGATTTTGGACCATCAGTTTGTATATGGCTAAAAAAGGATGACTATTTAAAATATCAAGATAGAATTAATGAAGCCTTGAAAAATTTACCTAGAACTTATTTAGGTTTTCAGGAATTGAAAGAAAGTGAATGGGGATATAATAGGCGTGGACTCTTAAATATAGAAGATTTTTATTTTAAGTTTATTGGCTCTACCAATTCTCCTCAAACTATAAGTGAATGGCAAAAAATTCCAGAGACTGCTTTAGCAACAGTTACAAATGGAGAAGTATTTATAGATAATTTAAGAGAGTTTACAAAAATTCGTGAGCAACTTTTGAATTATTATCCTGAGGTAATAAGGCAAAATAAAATAGCCGCAAGGCTTATGAATATTTCACAACATGGACAATATAATTATACAAGATGTCTAAGAAGAAATGATTTAGTAGCTGCTAATCAATGCCTTTATCTTTTTGTTGATGAAGTAATACATTTAATATTTTTATTAAATAGAAGATATAAAATTTTCTATAAATGGGCAAATAGAGCTTTACTGGATTTAAAAATTTTAGGAAATGAACTACATAAACTTCTACAAGATATGGTATTTGCACAAAATAAAATTCCTTATGTTAAAAAGATTTGTAAAGTTTTAGCAGATGAATTAAGAAAGCAGAAATTAACTGATTGTGAAAGTGAATTTTTAGGAGATTTAGGAGTAGATATTCAAAAAAATATTGATGATGAATTTTTTAAGAATTATTCTCCTTGGTTAGATTAA
- a CDS encoding DUF452 family protein, translating into MSKIYFFNGWGMDENLLKPVKNSTEYDIEVINFPYDIDKSSINKDDIFISYSFGVYYLNKFLSENKDLKYKKAIGINGLPETIGKFGINEKMFNITLDTLNEENLEKFLINMDIDDSFCKSSKSFDKIKDELQFFKDNYQIIDNHIDFYYIGKNDRIISGNKLEKYCQNYNLAYKLLEYGHYPFSYFKDFKDILDI; encoded by the coding sequence ATGTCTAAAATATATTTTTTTAATGGTTGGGGAATGGATGAAAACCTTTTAAAACCAGTTAAAAATTCAACTGAATATGATATAGAAGTTATAAATTTCCCTTATGATATAGATAAAAGTTCTATTAATAAAGATGATATTTTTATAAGTTATTCTTTTGGTGTATATTATTTAAATAAGTTTTTATCTGAAAATAAAGATTTAAAATATAAAAAAGCTATTGGGATTAATGGGCTTCCAGAAACAATTGGAAAATTTGGAATAAATGAAAAGATGTTCAATATAACTCTTGATACCTTAAATGAAGAGAATTTAGAAAAATTTTTGATAAATATGGACATTGATGATAGTTTTTGTAAATCTAGTAAATCCTTTGATAAAATAAAAGATGAATTACAGTTCTTTAAAGATAACTATCAAATAATTGATAATCATATTGATTTTTACTATATTGGAAAAAATGATAGAATTATTTCTGGAAATAAATTAGAAAAATATTGTCAAAATTATAACTTAGCCTATAAATTATTAGAATATGGACATTATCCTTTTTCGTATTTTAAGGACTTTAAAGATATTTTAGACATATAG